From the genome of Thermoleophilaceae bacterium, one region includes:
- a CDS encoding histidine kinase yields the protein MGVALGVLIGFAIAASLFAVMRLLRGPHRVISPEQQAMQAALHEAMATLPHLRKGLSAESAAPAAPHLRALTQAPAIALLDGARVLAFDGHGADHHQPGTMLAVDHGRDGRVHVQPRFRCSEPGCPLRAAIVAPLTVQENSVGTLVALYRDGGRLRPEDTRGVQEAAALVSAQVALAALAAQEERLAEAELRALRAQISPHFIYNALAAVASEIHADPEQARELLTEFAEFIRYAFRGDRPYVTLAEELRYVEKYLRLERARFGERLDVRLEVAPEVLQAVLPVLSLQPLVENAVRHGVEKSIGRRKVEIVANDLGRDAEVRVTDDGVGMDEAQARAALNGSSQGIGLSNVHGRLRGAFGDGYGLELESTPGSGTTVVMTIPKFRAGVRAA from the coding sequence ATGGGAGTTGCGCTGGGAGTGCTGATCGGGTTCGCGATCGCGGCCTCCCTGTTCGCTGTCATGCGGCTGCTTCGGGGACCCCACCGGGTGATCAGCCCGGAGCAGCAGGCAATGCAGGCTGCGCTGCACGAGGCGATGGCCACGCTGCCGCACCTGCGGAAGGGTCTGTCCGCCGAATCCGCGGCGCCGGCGGCCCCCCATCTGCGCGCACTCACCCAGGCGCCCGCGATCGCGCTGCTCGACGGCGCGCGCGTGCTGGCCTTCGACGGCCACGGCGCCGACCACCATCAGCCCGGGACGATGCTCGCGGTGGATCACGGCCGTGACGGCCGCGTGCACGTGCAGCCGCGCTTTCGCTGCAGCGAGCCGGGCTGCCCGCTCCGCGCGGCGATCGTGGCGCCGCTGACTGTGCAGGAGAACTCGGTGGGCACGCTCGTGGCCCTCTATCGCGACGGCGGGCGGCTGCGCCCGGAGGACACGCGCGGGGTGCAGGAGGCGGCGGCGCTCGTGTCCGCCCAGGTCGCTCTCGCCGCTCTCGCGGCGCAGGAGGAGCGGCTGGCCGAGGCCGAGCTGCGGGCCCTCCGCGCTCAGATCTCGCCGCACTTCATCTACAACGCGCTCGCCGCCGTGGCGAGCGAGATCCACGCCGATCCCGAGCAGGCGCGCGAGCTCCTCACGGAGTTCGCCGAGTTCATCCGCTACGCGTTCCGCGGCGACCGCCCGTACGTCACGCTCGCCGAGGAGCTGCGCTACGTGGAGAAGTACCTGCGGCTCGAACGCGCGCGTTTTGGCGAGCGGCTGGACGTCCGCCTGGAGGTGGCGCCGGAGGTGCTGCAGGCCGTGCTGCCGGTGCTTTCGCTACAACCGCTCGTGGAGAACGCGGTGCGTCACGGTGTGGAGAAGAGCATCGGCCGCCGCAAGGTGGAGATCGTGGCGAACGACCTGGGCCGTGACGCGGAGGTGCGCGTGACCGACGACGGAGTGGGGATGGACGAGGCGCAGGCGCGCGCGGCGCTGAACGGGTCGAGCCAGGGCATCGGGCTCTCGAACGTGCACGGCCGCCTGCGCGGCGCGTTCGGCGACGGCTACGGGCTCGAGCTCGAGTCCACGCCCGGCTCCGGCACGACCGTGGTCATGACGATCCCGAAGTTCCGCGCGGGGGTGCGTGCCGCGTGA
- a CDS encoding LytTR family DNA-binding domain-containing protein — translation MTDGLRFLAVDDEAPALNDLVRMLRASEVVGRVDSASSGSEALRRLNDSTEDYHGLFIDVRMPDLDGLELAQILRRFASPPAIVFVSAYEDAAVQAFELRAVDYLVKPVSRRRLDEAVERVSAVSSIEVHELEPATPTSGAATAAATGEDDDEIVPVDSLAAGTTRLVSRSSILYLCANGDYVRVVTGDGRYLMRGSLAEVARRWEPFGFVRVHRQYVVNLRRATEIRPQLNGTATLIFPGDREVPVARREVAELRRRLRL, via the coding sequence GTGACGGACGGGCTCCGCTTCCTCGCGGTGGACGACGAGGCGCCCGCGCTGAACGACCTCGTGCGGATGCTGAGGGCGTCCGAGGTGGTGGGGCGGGTGGACTCCGCGTCGAGCGGCAGCGAGGCGCTCCGCCGCCTCAACGACTCCACCGAGGACTACCACGGCCTCTTCATCGACGTGCGCATGCCGGACCTCGACGGGCTGGAGCTCGCGCAGATCCTGCGCCGCTTCGCCAGCCCGCCGGCGATCGTGTTCGTGAGTGCATACGAGGACGCCGCCGTGCAGGCGTTCGAGCTGCGCGCGGTGGACTACCTCGTGAAGCCGGTGAGCCGCAGGCGGCTCGACGAGGCCGTGGAGCGTGTGAGCGCGGTGAGCTCGATCGAGGTGCACGAGCTCGAGCCCGCGACGCCTACGAGCGGGGCTGCGACGGCGGCGGCCACGGGGGAGGACGACGACGAGATCGTTCCGGTGGACAGCCTCGCCGCGGGCACCACGCGGCTCGTGAGCCGCTCGTCGATCCTCTACCTCTGCGCGAACGGCGACTACGTGCGCGTGGTCACCGGCGACGGGCGCTACCTGATGCGCGGGAGCCTCGCCGAGGTGGCGCGGCGGTGGGAGCCGTTCGGCTTCGTGCGGGTGCACCGCCAGTACGTCGTGAACCTGCGGCGGGCCACCGAGATCCGCCCGCAGCTCAACGGCACCGCCACGCTGATCTTCCCCGGCGACCGTGAGGTGCCGGTGGCGCGGCGCGAGGTGGCCGAGCTGCGCCGGAGGCTGCGCCTGTGA
- a CDS encoding cation acetate symporter has protein sequence MIALIAVIVVTVGTLGLGTWAVRFARTTSDLFVASRAITPWWNAAAVSGEYLSAASFLGIAGLAMKLGMDALWLSVGFTAGYLTLLLFVAAPLRRFGSFTISDFVEARLGNPRMRLLAAAIVLGIAGFYLVPQLKGAGITLGEVTGAPYWVGVVVVGAIVAINVSLGGMRGITYVQAVQFWIKTFAIALPACLLLIYLGGLPHRSALFGADVPRAPAHGLVVKLDSPKTVAFQRATAYRAAGVPRHARAGEKVTLPAGRVVLPPGAAVPLSEGAQRGPGVVWSRPVGHGGRDGPLFVYSLLIATVLGTMGLPHILVRFYTNPDGPAARRTTVRVLGLLGIFYLFPTVYGLLGRVLASGLYVTGETDSVVLRLPHLAWPGVPGNLLSALTAAGAFAAFLSTASGLLVSIAGTLSYDVWGRVRARGGGGSTHSRRLRFRASAMAGIVLPVLLALVAGNLDIGVLVGWAFAIAASSFCPMFLLGIWWHRLTARGAATGMIAGAAVASGGIFAGLIAGENVGGALGALLSQPAVVSVPIAFVTMVVVSLLDPRGVPDVEPMMLALHAPEGLGLEQLEQREPAAPEGAREPAPA, from the coding sequence ATGATCGCCCTGATCGCCGTGATCGTGGTGACGGTCGGCACGCTCGGCCTCGGCACGTGGGCCGTGCGCTTCGCCCGCACCACCTCCGACCTGTTCGTGGCCTCCCGCGCGATCACGCCCTGGTGGAACGCGGCCGCGGTGTCCGGCGAATACCTCTCGGCGGCGAGCTTCCTCGGCATCGCGGGGCTCGCCATGAAGCTGGGCATGGATGCGCTCTGGCTCTCCGTGGGCTTCACCGCGGGCTACCTCACGCTGCTCCTGTTCGTGGCCGCGCCGCTGCGGCGCTTCGGGTCGTTCACGATCTCGGACTTCGTCGAGGCGAGGCTCGGCAACCCGCGGATGCGGTTGCTCGCGGCAGCCATCGTGCTCGGCATCGCCGGCTTCTACCTCGTGCCTCAGCTCAAGGGCGCGGGGATCACGCTCGGCGAGGTGACGGGCGCGCCTTACTGGGTGGGCGTGGTGGTGGTGGGGGCGATCGTGGCCATCAACGTCAGCCTCGGCGGCATGCGCGGCATCACGTACGTGCAGGCCGTGCAGTTCTGGATCAAGACGTTCGCCATCGCCCTGCCGGCGTGCCTTTTGCTGATCTACCTCGGTGGCCTGCCGCATCGCTCCGCGCTGTTCGGCGCGGACGTGCCGCGTGCTCCAGCTCACGGGCTCGTGGTCAAGCTCGACTCGCCGAAGACCGTCGCGTTCCAGCGCGCAACGGCCTATCGCGCCGCGGGCGTGCCGCGTCACGCGCGCGCGGGGGAGAAGGTCACGCTCCCGGCCGGCCGTGTTGTCCTGCCGCCCGGCGCCGCGGTGCCGCTGAGCGAGGGCGCGCAGCGTGGCCCGGGCGTGGTCTGGTCGCGGCCGGTGGGCCATGGCGGGCGCGACGGGCCGCTGTTCGTCTACTCGCTGCTGATAGCCACCGTGCTCGGCACGATGGGCCTGCCGCACATCCTGGTTCGCTTCTACACCAACCCGGACGGGCCGGCTGCCCGCCGCACGACCGTGCGCGTGCTCGGCCTGCTTGGCATCTTCTATCTCTTCCCCACGGTCTACGGGCTGCTCGGGCGCGTGCTCGCCTCCGGCCTCTACGTGACCGGGGAGACCGACTCGGTTGTGCTGCGCCTGCCGCACCTGGCATGGCCGGGAGTGCCCGGCAACCTCCTGTCGGCGCTCACCGCGGCGGGTGCGTTCGCCGCGTTTCTCTCCACCGCCTCGGGACTGCTCGTATCGATTGCGGGGACGCTCTCCTACGACGTGTGGGGACGGGTCCGCGCGCGCGGCGGCGGCGGGAGCACGCACTCCCGCCGGCTGCGATTCCGCGCGTCGGCAATGGCCGGAATAGTGCTGCCCGTGCTGCTGGCGCTCGTCGCCGGCAACCTCGACATCGGCGTGCTGGTGGGGTGGGCGTTCGCGATCGCGGCGAGCAGCTTCTGCCCGATGTTCCTGCTCGGCATCTGGTGGCACCGCTTGACGGCGAGGGGCGCGGCCACAGGCATGATCGCGGGCGCGGCGGTGGCGAGCGGCGGCATCTTCGCCGGCCTTATCGCGGGGGAGAACGTGGGCGGCGCGCTCGGCGCGCTGCTCAGCCAGCCCGCCGTTGTGTCCGTGCCGATCGCATTCGTGACGATGGTTGTGGTGTCGCTGCTCGACCCGCGCGGGGTGCCGGACGTGGAGCCGATGATGCTGGCGCTGCACGCGCCGGAGGGGCTCGGGCTCGAGCAGCTCGAGCAGCGGGAGCCGGCGGCGCCCGAGGGCGCCCGCGAGCCCGCGCCCGCCTAG
- a CDS encoding acetate uptake transporter, translated as MESAAIRGPDVVRSGETEPASARSGVWAPADPAPLGLAGFALTTFVLSMFNAHLVSSAGEPVVLGLALAYGGIAQLLAGMWEFRTGNTFGAVAFSSYGAFWISFWALVTFFVKDIPAAHAGDAVGLYLWAWGIFTTYMFVASLRTTGAVALVFALLAATYILLGIGNSGGHETIIKWGGYVGLATAAAAWYASFAAVVNFTFKRTMLPTVPLSARGVPGADQ; from the coding sequence ATGGAATCAGCAGCGATTCGCGGACCGGACGTCGTTCGCTCAGGCGAGACGGAACCGGCGAGCGCCCGTTCCGGCGTCTGGGCGCCCGCGGATCCGGCGCCCTTGGGGCTCGCCGGGTTCGCGCTCACGACGTTCGTCCTCAGCATGTTCAACGCGCATCTGGTCAGCAGCGCGGGTGAGCCGGTGGTGCTCGGCCTCGCGCTGGCGTACGGCGGCATCGCGCAGCTTCTTGCCGGCATGTGGGAGTTCCGCACCGGCAACACGTTCGGCGCGGTGGCCTTCAGCTCGTACGGCGCCTTCTGGATCTCGTTCTGGGCACTCGTGACGTTCTTCGTCAAGGACATCCCGGCGGCGCACGCCGGTGACGCGGTCGGTCTCTACCTGTGGGCGTGGGGAATCTTCACCACGTACATGTTCGTGGCGTCGCTGCGGACAACGGGAGCCGTTGCACTCGTGTTCGCGCTCCTGGCAGCGACGTACATCCTGCTCGGAATCGGCAACTCCGGCGGGCACGAGACCATCATCAAGTGGGGCGGGTACGTCGGGCTCGCCACGGCGGCGGCCGCTTGGTACGCCTCGTTCGCGGCGGTGGTGAACTTCACCTTCAAGCGGACGATGCTCCCAACGGTGCCGCTGTCGGCACGCGGCGTGCCGGGGGCCGATCAGTAA